In the Diprion similis isolate iyDipSimi1 chromosome 2, iyDipSimi1.1, whole genome shotgun sequence genome, one interval contains:
- the LOC124415969 gene encoding neuropeptide-like 1 isoform X2, which translates to MASSARSYLITLLLYVSVVNEISLPLVTCQDDEGEQCLPRKTFFALLRLPEVSSNLAAYSRTARIILDAKNRNELVNLKTTSTDDAEDGEVCLPVGVYLELFSYPATRGRLAAITSAQRLFEEPATSRMDVADEEEEEDEVDSEKRSIATLAKNGDLPISIQDKADEEEEDQEKRSPATILGRDELEELYRYSELGKRNVAALARDFALPSGKRNVATLARDFALPPSSSGKRNVAALARDFALPSGKRNVAALARDFALPSGKRNIAALARDYNLPYGKRYLDIFSRGSAPRFQPSYGEKRSLVALVRNGDMPVGLKRNIAALNRGWTLPTQNRFGRSLDALEDRTKSRMSDAPRPEVQRNREEDANERKLEALASSAPVVAKISEGNGKLKLNTDVTNKNKSAKNAQHGGEKRPKRQIEFSDEYPLPVMQNNNVLDYEEIIEALAGDYPNTEKRFMGRIPQMGPRPTTPPTRRLGR; encoded by the exons ATGGCATCCTCCGCCAGGAGCTACCTCATCACTCTGCTTCTCTATGTCTCGGTCGTTAACGAGATTAGCCTTCCTCTG GTGACATGCCAGGACGACGAGGGCGAGCAATGCCTTCCCCGGAAGACGTTCTTCGCCCTGCTACGCCTGCCGGAAGTTAGTTCCAACCTGGCGGCGTACTCGCGAACGGCGCGGATAATCCTCGACGCCAAGAACCGAAACGAGCTCGTGAACCTGAAGACGACGTCAACGGACGACGCGGAGGACGGTGAGGTCTGCCTACCGGTCGGTGTTTATCTCGAGCTCTTCAGCTATCCAGCGACGAGAGGTCGTCTGGCAGCCATCACCAGCGCTCAGCGGCTCTTCGAGGAGCCGGCAACGTCGCGGATGGACGTGGCCgatgaggaggaagaggaggacgaGGTGGACTCGGAGAAACGGAGCATCGCGACCCTGGCGAAGAACGGCGATCTGCCGATATCCATTCAAGACAAGGCGgacgaggaagaggaggatcAAGAGAAACGAAGTCCCGCGACGATCCTTGGCAGGGATGAGCTCGAGGAGCTCTACCGATACTCGGAGCTCGGTAAACGCAACGTTGCCGCGTTAGCTCGAGACTTCGCGCTGCCCTCGGGAAAGCGCAACGTCGCTACGTTGGCTCGTGACTTTGCGCTGCCGCCGTCGAGCTCGGGAAAGCGAAACGTCGCTGCGCTGGCTCGAGACTTTGCGCTGCCCTCGGGAAAGCGCAACGTCGCTGCTTTGGCTCGAGACTTCGCGCTGCCCTCGGGAAAGCGCAACATCGCTGCGCTGGCTCGGGACTACAATCTGCCCTACGGGAAGCGGTATTTGGACATATTCTCTCGCGGTAGCGCACCGCGTTTCCAACCGAGCTATGGCGAGAAACGTAGCCTCGTAGCTCTCGTTAGAAACGGCGATATGCCCGTTGGATTGAAGCGCAACATCGCGGCTTTGAACAGGGGTTGGACTCTGCCCACTCAGAACAGGTTCGGACGCTCGTTGGACGCCCTCGAGGACAGGACGAAGAGCCGGATGAGTGATGCTCCGAGGCCGGAAGTGCAGCGTAATAGAGAGGAGGACGCCAACGAGAGAAAATTAGAAGCTTTGGCCAGCTCGGCGCCGGTGGTGGCGAAGATTTCCGAAGGAAATGGGAAGCTCAAGCTCAATACCGACGTCACCAACAAGAATAAATCCGCGAAGAACGCCCAGCATGGAGGCGAGAAGAGGCCGAAGCGGCAGATCGAATTCTCTGACGAGTATCCTCTGCCCGTTATGCAGAACAACAACGTTCTGGATTATGAGGAAATTATCGAGGCCCTTGCAGGCGATTATCCCAACACGGAAAAGCGATTCATgg ggCGAATTCCGCAGATGGGACCTCGGCCGACTACCCCGCCGACTCGGCGTCTAGGACGTTAG
- the LOC124415969 gene encoding neuropeptide-like 1 isoform X1, translating into MASSARSYLITLLLYVSVVNEISLPLVTCQDDEGEQCLPRKTFFALLRLPEVSSNLAAYSRTARIILDAKNRNELVNLKTTSTDDAEDGEVCLPVGVYLELFSYPATRGRLAAITSAQRLFEEPATSRMDVADEEEEEDEVDSEKRSIATLAKNGDLPISIQDKADEEEEDQEKRSPATILGRDELEELYRYSELGKRNVAALARDFALPSGKRNVATLARDFALPPSSSGKRNVAALARDFALPSGKRNVAALARDFALPSGKRNIAALARDYNLPYGKRYLDIFSRGSAPRFQPSYGEKRSLVALVRNGDMPVGLKRNIAALNRGWTLPTQNRFGRSLDALEDRTKSRMSDAPRPEVQRNREEDANERKLEALASSAPVVAKISEGNGKLKLNTDVTNKNKSAKNAQHGGEKRPKRQIEFSDEYPLPVMQNNNVLDYEEIIEALAGDYPNTEKRFMATDPTEMKESDEANFYVSQPSKKHIGALARLGWLPSFRSARFSRSPRYLVNRANSADGTSADYPADSASRTLGFGGATRYSRSQNFGDCRHGFKRFLLLPAVDKLLLQKLYTTPRTA; encoded by the exons ATGGCATCCTCCGCCAGGAGCTACCTCATCACTCTGCTTCTCTATGTCTCGGTCGTTAACGAGATTAGCCTTCCTCTG GTGACATGCCAGGACGACGAGGGCGAGCAATGCCTTCCCCGGAAGACGTTCTTCGCCCTGCTACGCCTGCCGGAAGTTAGTTCCAACCTGGCGGCGTACTCGCGAACGGCGCGGATAATCCTCGACGCCAAGAACCGAAACGAGCTCGTGAACCTGAAGACGACGTCAACGGACGACGCGGAGGACGGTGAGGTCTGCCTACCGGTCGGTGTTTATCTCGAGCTCTTCAGCTATCCAGCGACGAGAGGTCGTCTGGCAGCCATCACCAGCGCTCAGCGGCTCTTCGAGGAGCCGGCAACGTCGCGGATGGACGTGGCCgatgaggaggaagaggaggacgaGGTGGACTCGGAGAAACGGAGCATCGCGACCCTGGCGAAGAACGGCGATCTGCCGATATCCATTCAAGACAAGGCGgacgaggaagaggaggatcAAGAGAAACGAAGTCCCGCGACGATCCTTGGCAGGGATGAGCTCGAGGAGCTCTACCGATACTCGGAGCTCGGTAAACGCAACGTTGCCGCGTTAGCTCGAGACTTCGCGCTGCCCTCGGGAAAGCGCAACGTCGCTACGTTGGCTCGTGACTTTGCGCTGCCGCCGTCGAGCTCGGGAAAGCGAAACGTCGCTGCGCTGGCTCGAGACTTTGCGCTGCCCTCGGGAAAGCGCAACGTCGCTGCTTTGGCTCGAGACTTCGCGCTGCCCTCGGGAAAGCGCAACATCGCTGCGCTGGCTCGGGACTACAATCTGCCCTACGGGAAGCGGTATTTGGACATATTCTCTCGCGGTAGCGCACCGCGTTTCCAACCGAGCTATGGCGAGAAACGTAGCCTCGTAGCTCTCGTTAGAAACGGCGATATGCCCGTTGGATTGAAGCGCAACATCGCGGCTTTGAACAGGGGTTGGACTCTGCCCACTCAGAACAGGTTCGGACGCTCGTTGGACGCCCTCGAGGACAGGACGAAGAGCCGGATGAGTGATGCTCCGAGGCCGGAAGTGCAGCGTAATAGAGAGGAGGACGCCAACGAGAGAAAATTAGAAGCTTTGGCCAGCTCGGCGCCGGTGGTGGCGAAGATTTCCGAAGGAAATGGGAAGCTCAAGCTCAATACCGACGTCACCAACAAGAATAAATCCGCGAAGAACGCCCAGCATGGAGGCGAGAAGAGGCCGAAGCGGCAGATCGAATTCTCTGACGAGTATCCTCTGCCCGTTATGCAGAACAACAACGTTCTGGATTATGAGGAAATTATCGAGGCCCTTGCAGGCGATTATCCCAACACGGAAAAGCGATTCATgg CTACGGACCCAACGGAGATGAAGGAAAGCGATGAAGCCAACTTCTACGTGTCGCAACCGTCGAAGAAGCACATCGGGGCGCTGGCTCGCCTTGGGTGGCTCCCCTCGTTCAGATCCGCAAGGTTTTCCCGGTCCCCACGGTACCTGGTGAACAG ggCGAATTCCGCAGATGGGACCTCGGCCGACTACCCCGCCGACTCGGCGTCTAGGACGTTAGGATTTGGCGGCGCAACCCGATACTCCAGATCGCAGAACTTCGGAGATTGTAGACACGGTTTCAAGAGATTTCTCCTCTTGCCAGCAGTCGACAAACTTCTGCTCCAAAAGCTTTACACGACCCCAAGAACCGCATAG
- the LOC124416300 gene encoding lipase member H-like yields MVRYVVLVSLCLPFATTQDLTDEHCDTCRIKRATRSQLADIKVRLYTGEDLDTYTEVVVGDATELLDKMNLSKPTVLFVHGWFGTIVRELYYNEVTLAYLEQKTHNVLYFNWETISTTDYLSAGMSVPGVGYTLAKVLNEMVAAGLNSSSLHLVGHSFGAQALGYVGRSVNFTVPRIVGLDPAGLLFYTYMPHLNSSDADYVEVIHTGMGSILSSSLQLGDVDFYPNGGEYANQGCTVLPAICGHARACLLYAEFIRNKTALIGRACDSYSNFKDGSCDSNGTVVMGYATPNTASGKYYLQTNSFSPYGRGEEGATYESIIESLLGNVASVLSII; encoded by the exons ATGGTGCGATACGTGGTTCTTGTCTCTCTATGCCTACCATTTGCCACGACACAAGATCTGACGGACGAACACTGCGATACTTGCA GAATAAAAAGGGCAACGAGGTCGCAATTGGCAGATATCAAAGTCAGGTTATACACAGG TGAAGATCTCGACACGTACACAGAGGTGGTAGTCGGCGATGCTACGGAGCTGCTCGACAAGATGAACTTGAGCAAACCAACTGTTCTGTTCGTCCATGGTTGGTTCGGAACTATAGTCCGCGAACTATACTACAACGAGGTTACCCTTG CGTACCTCGAACAAAAGACTCACAACGTCTTGTACTTCAACTGGGAAACAATCAGTACCACCGATTACCTCTCCGCTGGAATGAGCGTTCCTGGTGTCGGTTACACTTTGGCAAAAGTCCTCAACGAAATGGTGGCAGCCGGTCTGAACTCATCCTCCCTTCACCTTGTGGGCCATTCGTTTGGAGCCCAAGCCCTTGGATACGTTGGGCGATCCGTGAATTTCACAGTGCCCAGGATCGTGG GCTTGGACCCTGCAGGACTTTTGTTTTACACCTACATGCCGCATCTGAACAGCAGCGATGCTGATTACGTCGAAGTTATCCACACGGGAATGGGTTCCATTCTGTCAAGCTCCTTACAGTTAGGAGATGTCGACTTTTACCCCAACGGTGGAGAATACGCGAACCAAGGCTGTACGGTTCTACCAG CGATCTGCGGCCATGCCAGAGCTTGTTTATTGTATGCTGAATTCATAAGAAATAAGACTGCACTCATCGGCCGTGCGTGCGATTCctattcgaatttcaaagaCGGCTCGTGCGATTCGAATGGCACAGTAGTGATGGGCTACGCTACGCCCAACACCGC GAGCGGAAAGTATTATCTCCAAACTAACAGCTTTTCGCCTTACGGCCGAGGAGAGGAGGGTGCTACTTACGAGAGTATCATTGAATCTCTGCTCGGGAACGTCGCATCAGTATTgtcaattatataa